Genomic segment of Paenibacillus sp. FSL R5-0623:
ACGCGAATTAGAACATTCCTTTTTAGCTGAACTTGTGTTAAACAAGTTTCAATAAAAACGGTAGATTGCTGGAGCGAGTGATCGAAATGGAGCGACTTTTGGATTTGGACGTAGTCCAAACCAAGCGGAGCGACAGCTCGAACACGAGCGCAATGGTTAAGCTACTAAGAGCACACGGAGGATGCCTAGGCGCTAGGAGCCGATGAAGGACGTGGCGAACAACGAAACTGCCTCGGGGAGCTGTAAGCAAGCTTTGATCCGGGGGTGTCCGAATGGGGAAACCCAGCTGGGGTAATTTCCAGTTACTCATAACTGAATACATAGGTTATGTAGAGGCATACCAGGGGAACTGAAACATCTAAGTACCCTGAGGAAGAGAAAACAATAGTGATTCCGTCAGTAGCGGCGAGCGAACGCGGAGAAGCCCAAACCAGAGAGCTTGCTCTTTGGGGTTGTGGGACGTCTCACATGGAGTTACAAAGGAACCGGTTAAGCGAAGAGGTCTGGAAAGGCCCGCCAAAGAAGGTAAAAGCCCTGTAGTTGAAAGTCTGTTCCCTCCGAGACGGATCCCGAGTAGTGCGGGGCACGTGAAACCCCGTATGAATCCGGCAGGACCATCTGCCAAGGCTAAATACTTCCTAGCGACCGATAGTGAAGCAGTACCGTGAGGGAAAGGTGAAAAGCACCCCGGAAGGGGAGTGAAATAGAACCTGAAACCGTGTGCTTACAAAAAGTCAGAGCCCGTTTTAGGGGTGATGGCGTGCCTTTTGTAGAATGAACCGGCGAGTTACGTTCCCGTGCAAGGTTAAGGTGAAGAGCCGGAGCCGCAGCGAAAGCGAGTCTGAATAGGGCGACATAGTACGTGGACGTAGACCCGAAACCGGGTGATCTACCCCTGTCCAGGGTGAAGGTGCGGTAACACGCACTGGAGGCCCGAACCCACGCATGTTGAAAAATGCGGGGATGAGGTGGGGGTAGCGGAGAAATTCCAATCGAACTCGGAGATAGCTGGTTCTCCCCGAAATAGCTTTAGGGCTAGCCTCGGAAAACAGAGTCGTGGAGGTAGAGCACTGATTGGGTGCGGGGCCCGCAAGGGTTACCAAGCTCAGTCAAACTCCGAATGCCATAGACTTACTTCCGGGAGTCAGACAGTGAGTGCTAAGATCCATTGTCAAAAGGGAAACAGCCCAGACCATCAGCTAAGGTCCCCAAGTGTGTGTTAAGTGGGAAAGGATGTGGAGTTGCACAGACAACCAGGATGTTGGCTTAGAAGCAGCCACCATTGAAAGAGTGCGTAATAGCTCACTGGTCGAGTGACTCTGCGCCGAAAATGTAACGGGGCTAAACACACCACCGAAGCTATGGCTTGATGCTTTGCATCAGGGGTAGGGGAGCGTTGTATAAGGGTTGAAGGTGTACCGTAAGGAGCGCTGGACATTATACAAGTGAGAATGCCGGTATGAGTAACGAAAAGATCAGTGAGAATCTGATCCGCCGAAAGCCTAAGGGTTCCTGAGGAAGGCTCGTCCGCTCAGGGTAAGTCGGGACCTAAGGCGAGGCCGAAAGGCGTAGTCGAAGGACAACAGGTCGAAATTCCTGTACCACCGTAAGCCGTTATGAGCAATGGGGGGACGCAGTAGGGTAGTGACGCGGACTGATGGATGTCCGTCTAAGCAGTGAGGCTGATGTGTAGGCAAATCCGCACATTGTAAGGCTGAGCTGTGATGGGGAGCGAAAATTACAGTAGCGAAGGTCATGATCTCACACTGCCAAGAAAAGCCTCTAGCCAGGTGATGGTGCCCGTACCGCAAACCGACACAGGTAGGCGAGAAGAGTATTCTAAGGCGCGCGGAAGAACTCTCGTTAAGGAACTCGGCAAAATGACCCCGTAACTTCGGGAGAAGGGGTGCCCCGGTAGTGTGAATAGCACGAGGGGGCCGCAGTGAAAAGGCCCAAGCGACTGTTTAGCAAAAACACAGGTCTGTGCGAAGCCGTAAGGCGAAGTATACGGGCTGACGCCTGCCCGGTGCTGGAAGGTTAAGGGGAGTGGTTAGGGAGTAATCCCGAAGCTGTGAACCGAAGCCCCAGTAAACGGCGGCCGTAACTATAACGGTCCTAAGGTAGCGAAATTCCTTGTCAGGTAAATTCTGACCCGCACGAATGGCGTAACGACTTGGGCGCTGTCTCAACGAGAGATCCGGTGAAATTTTAATACCTGTGAAGATGCAGGTTACCCGCGACAAGACGGAAAGACCCCATGGAGCTTTACTGCAGCTTGATATTGAATTTGGGTACGATCTGTACAGGATAGGTGGGAGCCTTTGAAGCATGAGCGCCAGCTTGTGTGGAGGCAACGTTGGGATACCACCCTGATCGTATCTAGGTTCTAACCTGGTACCGTAATCCGGTGCGGGGACAGTGTCAGGTGGGCAGTTTGACTGGGGCGGTCGCCTCCTAAAGAGTAACGGAGGCGCCCAAAGGTTCCCTCAGAATGGTTGGAAATCATTCGAAGAGTGCAAAGGCATAAGGGAGCTTGACTGCGAGACCTACAAGTCGAGCAGGGACGAAAGTCGGGCTTAGTGATCCGGTGGTACCGCATGGAAGGGCCATCGCTCAACGGATAAAAGCTACCCTGGGGATAACAGGCTTATCTCCCCCAAGAGTCCACATCGACGGGGAGGTTTGGCACCTCGATGTCGGCTCATCGCATCCTGGGGCTGAAGTAGGTCCCAAGGGTTGGGCTGTTCGCCCATTAAAGCGGTACGCGAGCTGGGTTCAGAACGTCGTGAGACAGTTCGGTCCCTATCTGTCGTGGGCGTAGGAAATTTGAGAGGAGCTGTCCTTAGTACGAGAGGACCGGGATGGACGTACCGCTGGTGTACCAGTTGTTCCGCCAGGAGCACCGCTGGGTAGCTATGTACGGACGGGATAAACGCTGAAAGCATCTAAGCGTGAAGCCCCCCTCAAGATGAGATTTCCCAGTATGTAAGACCCCTTGAAGACGACGAGGTAGATAGGCTGGGGGTGGAAGTGCAGCAATGCATGGAGCTGACCAGTACTAATCGGTCGAGGGCTTATCCAATAGCAAGTGATAATTCGCATGTTTCGTTTCGAATCTAGTTTTCAGAGAACAACACTCTGAAATGTAAGCTACGCGTTTGGTGGCGATGGCGGAGGGGTTCCACACGTACCCATCCCGAACACGACCGTTAAGCCCTCTAGCGCCGATGGTACTTGGACCGCAGGGTCCTGGGAGAGTAGGACGCCGCCAAGCGAAACCCCACTGGGGTATTTTTTTTCGAAAATTGATAAGGGCCCTTAGCTCAGTTGGTTAGAGCGCACCTCTGATAAGGGTGAGGCCGGTGGTTCGAGTCCACCAGGGCCCATAGCAAGACCACAACAAGAAATACACCAGAGTATGGGGCCATAGCTCAGCTGGGAGAGCGCCTGCCTTGCAAGCAGGAGGTCAGCGGTTCGATCCCGCTTGGCTCCACCATTCCCTGATAGCTCAGTTGGTAGAGCACTCGACTGTTAATCGAGTTGTCACAGGTTCGAGCCCTGTTCGGGGAGCCAGTAAGGCCCGTTGGTCAAGGGGTTAAGACACCTCCCTTTCACGGAGGTAACAGGGGTTCGAATCCCCTACGGGTCATAGCTATATTTATAGCTTCAACAAGGGATGAGAATCCCAAAGGTTCGTCGGAGGATATACCTCGTTAGCAACTGCTTCGCAGTCTCGAACGAAGTGAGAGTATCCCCTACGGGTCATAATATGGAGGCTTAGCTCAGCTGGGAGAGCATCTGCCTTACAAGCAGAGGGTCGGGGGTTCGATCCCCTCAGCCTCCACCATAAAACTTTTATAACGACGCGGGGTGGAGCAGCCCGGTAGCTCGTCGGGCTCATAACCCGAAGGCCGCAGGTTCAAATCCTGCCCCCGCAATTAACTTTCCTTGAGAAAGTACTATGGAACCGTGGTGTAGTTGGCCTAACATGCCTGCCTGTCACGCAGGAGATCGCGGGTTCGAATCCCGTCGGTTCCGCCATTTTTTTAATGTAGTAAGGCTCGGTAGCTCAGTCGGTAGAGCAGAGGACTGAAAATCCTCGTGTCGGCGGTTCGATTCCGTCCCGAGCCACCATTTATAACACTATGTAATACGCCGGTGTAGCTCAACTGGTAGAGCAACTGACTTGTAATCAGTAGGTTGGGGGTTCAAGTCCTCTCGCCGGCACCATGTAATCCTGGAGGATTAGCGAAGCGGCCAAACGCATCAGACTGTAAATCTGCTCCCGTACGGGTTCGGTGGTTCGAATCCATCATCCTCCACCAGTTTTTCTATGAGTCATTAGCTCAGTTGGTAGAGCACCTGACTTTTAATCAGGGTGTCGAAGGTTCGAGCCCTTCATGACTCACCATTATATGCGCGTGTGGCGGAATTGGCAGACGCACTAGACTTAGGATCTAGCGTCTTTGACGTGGGGGTTCAAGTCCCTCCACGCGCATCCTTTATTTGCGGAAGTGGCTCAGCGGTAGAGCATCGCCTTGCCAAGGCGAGGGTCGCGGGTTCGATTCCCGTCTTCCGCTCCAATATTTTGCGCCCTTAGCTCAGCTGGATAGAGCGTTTGACTACGAATCAAAAGGCCGGGAGTTCGAATCTCTCAGGGCGCGCCATTATAACTTCATATTTTGCCGGCGTGGCGGAATGGCAGACGCGTTCGACTCAAAATCGAGTGGGAAACCGTGGAGGTTCGAGTCCTCTCGCCGGTATAGATAACGGGATGTAGCTCAGCTTGGTAGAGCACCTGGTTTGGGACCAGGGGGTCGCATGTTCAAATCGTGTCATCCCGATTGTTGTTATGCGGGTGTAGTTCAATGGTAGAACTTTAGCCTTCCAAGCTAATAGCGTGGGTTCGATTCCCATCACCCGCTTAAATATTGATAAGAAAGAGATGGTATTCACCGTCTCTTTCTTTTTTTGCATTCATAGGCATATTGATCATAATTGTATACAAAGATCACGGATTATATGGCTGATTAGCATATACCAGTAATCCCATCCTCATGATATATTTCCCCCCTTTTAAGTCTGTTCTTAGTCATTGTGGAAGATGTTTAAATGGAGAAGGTCTAACACATGTTCGAACACAAGAATATCTTTTCTTTACCGCATTTCATAAAAACGCTTACAAAAATAGCTTGCGTAAATCATTAACCTGTAATACCATATCAATTAAGCGCTTAACCTTTAGGGGTAAGGCGCTTAAACTTAACTTAGATTAAGCGCTTAACCCGTAAAGGAAAGGACGGCGATCAATTCATGAAAACAATTCGACTGACGATGGCTCAGGCACTGCTTCGATACCTGGATCAGCAATATATCTCGGTTGACGGGGTGGAAACCAAGTTTGTGAAGGGAATCATCGGTATTTTTGGACATGGCAATGTAACAGGCATTGGAGAAGCGCTGGAGCGCAGCCCGGGAAGCCTGACGTATATGCAAGGCAAGAACGAACAAGGCATGGTGCATACGGCAGCGGCTTATGCCAAGCAGAAGAATCGTAGACAGATCTATGCATGTACAACATCCATTGGACCTGGTGCTTTGAATATGATTACAGCAGCAGCTACCGCAACGGTGAACCGAATTCCAGTTTTATTGCTGCCTGGAGATAACTTTGCTACACGGGAACCGGACCCGGTACTTCAGCAGTTGGAAGTGAGCAGTGATTATACAATCTCAGCCACTGACCCATTCAAAGCCGTCAGCAAGTACTGGGATCGCATTGTTCGTCCCGAACAGTTGATGATTGCTGTTACACAGGCCATGCGTGTGCTAACCGATCCAGCAGAGACGGGAGCAGTAACGCTCGCACTGCCGCAGGATGTGCAGGCAGAGGCATACGATTATCCAGAATCGTTCTTTGCTCGCAAAGTACATTATCTGGACCGTCGCCCCCCGGTACAAGCAGCCATTGAGCGGGCAACGGAGCAGATTGCCCGAGGCAGAAAGCCGCTGCTCGTTGCAGGCGGCGGTGTGTTGTACTCTGAGGCGTCCGTTCAACTCGTGGAATTCGCCGAGGTATTTGGTATTCCAATCGCCGAGACGCAGGCGGGCAAGAGCGCAGTCTCTTGGGACCACCCACTAAATGTGGGGGCCATCGGGGTTACAGGTTCTCTAGCAGCCAACAGGCTGGCGAGAGAAGCGGATGTGGTGATCGGCGTCGGTACTCGTTTCTCCGATTTTACGACGGCGTCCCGCTCTGCTTTTCAACATCCGGAAGCTTCATTCATCAACATTAACCTGAATGGCATGGATGCCGCCAAGTTAGGTGGTGAAGCCATTCTGGCAGATGCACGCGAAGGATTGCAGACTTTGCAAAAGGAATTGCAGGAAAGACAATACCGAAGTGCATATGGTGCATCCGAAATCGCTGATCTCCGCGCTGAGTGGAATGCAGAAGTGGATCGGCTGTATGCAGCACAGCATGAAGCAGGGCTGGCACAGACTACAGCAGTTGGCGTGGTTAACCGTACCATTGATCCATCTTCCGTCATCGTGTGTGCGGCAGGTAGTCTGCCGGGTGATCTACATCGTCTGTGGCGTGCGTCTGAACCAAAGACATACCACATGGAGTATGGGTTCTCCTGTATGGGGTACGAGGTAAGTGGAGCTTTCGGAGCAGCACTTGCGGAGCCGGATCGGGAAGTGTACGCCATGGTAGGAGATGGCAGTTATCTGATGCTGCATTCGGAGTTTGTGACCAGTCTGCAGGAACAGAAGAAGATGACTATCCTATTATTCAACAACAATGGATTCCAGTGTATTCATAATTTGCAGCGGGAACATGGTAGTGACGGATTCGGCAATGAGTTCCGTTATCGGGAATCCGAGAGTGGACGACTGACCGGGGACTACATGCCAATGGACTTTGCTGCACACGCCCGAAGTATGGGAGCCAAATCCTATAGAGCGGAGACAGCAGAACAGCTGGAACAGGCACTCCGAGATGCGAAGAACGAAACAGTGAGTACGTTGATTGAGATTCCGGTCGTGCCTGGAACCAACGCAGATGGATACGAGTCATGGTGGAATGTGGGTGTACCTGAGGTATCTGCCGAAGAAAAGGTAGTTCATGCTCATCACACCATGCAAGCCAACCGTGCCAAAGCAAGACCGATTTAATCCGGTTTATATAGAATACCTTCTAAAAAGGGAGCCTGAGGAAGCGGAGTTAAAAGCTTCTGAAAGAAAGCTGTACCGGAAGGTTGTTCTGTCATCGGAGTGTACAGTGTAAATATAGTGAACAACAAAGGAGACGTGGAGCAATGAGCAAGCTGCCATTCCAGCTTGGGATTCATCCGATCAATTGGGTCGGTGAAGATGTGAAAGAGCATGGTGATGCCACAACGTGTGCACAGATTCTGGATGACATTCAGCGTCTTGGGCTGACAGGTACAGAGATGGGACGTAAATATCCAACCGATCCTGCTATATTGCGTGAGGAATTGAGTAAAAGGAATATCAATCTGGTCTCCCAATGGAAATCCGTACTTTTCTCCGACCCGGCGTATCGTCAGTCGGAGCTGGACAGTTATCGCAGACATGCGGAGTTTCTGCAATCTATGGGCAGTAAGGTGATCAGTACGGCGGAGGTAGGCGGGTCACTTCATTTTGATCCAAGACGAACTCCGAATGAAAAAGAAGTGCTCAGACTCAGCGAATCTGAATGGCATATCCTCGCTGAAGGGTTGAACGAAGCAGGAGCTATCGCCCGTGAACACGGTTTGAAGCTTACGTACCATCATCATGGAGGCACGGTGGTAGAGCAACCGGATGAGATTGATCGACTGATGGAGCTGACAGACCCTTCTCTCGTGTATCTGCTCTATGATACTGGTCATGCCTACTATGGTGGAGCCGATCCACTTGAGCTGCTGCGCAAACATTATGATCGGATCGCTTATATCCATCTGAAAGATATCCGCCCGCATGTGCTGGATGAAGCACGCGCGGAACAGTCTGATTTTGTTG
This window contains:
- the iolD gene encoding 3D-(3,5/4)-trihydroxycyclohexane-1,2-dione acylhydrolase (decyclizing), which produces MKTIRLTMAQALLRYLDQQYISVDGVETKFVKGIIGIFGHGNVTGIGEALERSPGSLTYMQGKNEQGMVHTAAAYAKQKNRRQIYACTTSIGPGALNMITAAATATVNRIPVLLLPGDNFATREPDPVLQQLEVSSDYTISATDPFKAVSKYWDRIVRPEQLMIAVTQAMRVLTDPAETGAVTLALPQDVQAEAYDYPESFFARKVHYLDRRPPVQAAIERATEQIARGRKPLLVAGGGVLYSEASVQLVEFAEVFGIPIAETQAGKSAVSWDHPLNVGAIGVTGSLAANRLAREADVVIGVGTRFSDFTTASRSAFQHPEASFININLNGMDAAKLGGEAILADAREGLQTLQKELQERQYRSAYGASEIADLRAEWNAEVDRLYAAQHEAGLAQTTAVGVVNRTIDPSSVIVCAAGSLPGDLHRLWRASEPKTYHMEYGFSCMGYEVSGAFGAALAEPDREVYAMVGDGSYLMLHSEFVTSLQEQKKMTILLFNNNGFQCIHNLQREHGSDGFGNEFRYRESESGRLTGDYMPMDFAAHARSMGAKSYRAETAEQLEQALRDAKNETVSTLIEIPVVPGTNADGYESWWNVGVPEVSAEEKVVHAHHTMQANRAKARPI
- the iolE gene encoding myo-inosose-2 dehydratase, with product MSKLPFQLGIHPINWVGEDVKEHGDATTCAQILDDIQRLGLTGTEMGRKYPTDPAILREELSKRNINLVSQWKSVLFSDPAYRQSELDSYRRHAEFLQSMGSKVISTAEVGGSLHFDPRRTPNEKEVLRLSESEWHILAEGLNEAGAIAREHGLKLTYHHHGGTVVEQPDEIDRLMELTDPSLVYLLYDTGHAYYGGADPLELLRKHYDRIAYIHLKDIRPHVLDEARAEQSDFVGCIRKGVFTVPGDGCIDFAPILQELITRGYDGWAMLEGEQDPAIHNPYEYAKRSLNYMESLHQHS